In Kutzneria kofuensis, the DNA window GCGCCGTCACGTGCAGCAGCACGCCCAGCGGGATCCCGAACACCGTGGCGAACAACGTCGCCACGCCGACCATGTACAGCGTCTGGCCGAGCGCGGGGTGGAGCAGGTCGAACACATCGGACCACGGAGTGGTCTGTCTCACGCAGCGACTCCCTGCGGACCCTTCGGGGTCCGTCGAACGAGGGCGCCGGCCTCGGAGATCCACTCCAGCGCGGAGTCGGCCCGCTCGCCGGTCAGGCCCAGTCGGAACCGGGCGACCGGGGTCTCGCCGAGGCGGGTCAGTCCGCCGCCGAGCACGGCGAGGTCGACGCCGAACCGGTTGGACGCCTCCGGCAGCAGCGCGCCCACCGCGGCGAAGCCGACCAGCACCACGTCCGCGACGCGGTCGTGGTCGCCGGCGATGCCGTCGGTCTGGTCGAGCGCGGGCAGCAGCGCGTTGGCGGTGCGACTGTCCACATCGGACACGAGGTCGAGCAGCCTGCCGTTCTCCACGATCCGGCCGCCGTCGAGCACGGCGACGTCGTCGCAGATCCGGCGGACGACCGCCATGTCGTGTGTGACAACAACAACCGTGACTCCGAGCTCCGCTCGGGCCCGGTCGAGAACGGTGAGCACGGAGCCGGTGGTCTCCGGGTCCAGCGCCGAGGTGGGCTCGTCCGCGAGCAGCACGGACGGGTTCGCGGCCAGCGCGCGGGCGACCGCGATGCGCTGCCGCTGCCCGCCGGAGAGCTGGTCGGGGTAGGAGGCGGCCTTGTCGGTCAGGCCGACCAGGTCGAGCAGTTCGCCGACGCGGCGGCGGCGGGTCGGGCCGTCGACGCCCGCGGTTTCCAGCGGCAGCGCCACATTGCCGGCCGCCGTGCGCTGACGCAGCAGCGAATCCCCTTGCGGCACAACGCCGATCTGCCGGCGGGCCGCGCGCAGCCGGTTGCCGTCGAGCGTGACGAGGTCGGTGCCGTCGACGCGGATGGCGCCGCTGTCCGGGCGCTCGAGCAGAGCGATGCAGCGGGCCAGGGTCGACTTGCCGGAGCCGCTCGGGCCGACGACGCCGCAGACGGCGCCGGCCTGGACCTCGAGGGTGACGCCGTCGAGGGCGCGCACGGCGCCGCCCCGGGCGGGGAATGACTTGACCAGATTGTCGACAGTGATCACTGTTTGCTCCACGGCACGCGCGGCCACGCGCGCTGATGGCGCGCGAGGGCCGTCCTTTTTGGACCGTCCTATCGGGACGAGACGAATGAGGGTGAACCGACAGCAGGCGGCGGTAGGGGTGTTACCGGCCGGCCCGACAGCCCGTCGCGGTGCGGCGGCACTGATCGACAACTCGACGGCGAGTGAGCAGCCGCGCTGCGCACACTCGGGCGAGGTCCATGACGTCCTCCATCGGTCCTGGCTGTAGCACCTGCCCGGGGTCGGGTGGTTGCTGCGGCTTCGTCGATCCAGGTCTCTCGGCCGCTCGGGATGGATGCAAGTAGCAGTACACCTGACCGGTATGTGGAAAATCAAGCCGTGCCCGGAAAGAACCACGGATCGTTCGGTATGTCACACAGATGCCCGACGATTGCTCGGTCCACGACGTATCGCACGGTAGGTTCCCCGGCACCCTCGGTCATCCGGAGGGGTCCGGGTTGTCCACGGGCTGGACGTCCGGGAAGAAGCACGACCGGCGGGGCGTTGGCCCGGACATGGGGGTACTACGCGGCGGCTACCTCGGCGATGCGGGCGAACTCGGCGATGCCGAGCTGCTCACCACGGAGCGACGGGTCGACACCGGCGGCGGTGAGCAGCTGACCGGCCCGGTCAGC includes these proteins:
- a CDS encoding methionine ABC transporter ATP-binding protein, which produces MITVDNLVKSFPARGGAVRALDGVTLEVQAGAVCGVVGPSGSGKSTLARCIALLERPDSGAIRVDGTDLVTLDGNRLRAARRQIGVVPQGDSLLRQRTAAGNVALPLETAGVDGPTRRRRVGELLDLVGLTDKAASYPDQLSGGQRQRIAVARALAANPSVLLADEPTSALDPETTGSVLTVLDRARAELGVTVVVVTHDMAVVRRICDDVAVLDGGRIVENGRLLDLVSDVDSRTANALLPALDQTDGIAGDHDRVADVVLVGFAAVGALLPEASNRFGVDLAVLGGGLTRLGETPVARFRLGLTGERADSALEWISEAGALVRRTPKGPQGVAA